The Lepus europaeus isolate LE1 unplaced genomic scaffold, mLepTim1.pri SCAFFOLD_105, whole genome shotgun sequence DNA segment cccccagccctgcccaagaAGGCCTTAACCCGCACCCAGTCCCTGCCCACACACTCGGCCCCCGGTCCCGGCTCCACGCGGAGGCCCCTCCTGGGATCCCACAGCGTGGACGTGGACGACAGCCAGGCCGAGGCGGGGCTGGCCTGCCCTGCAGAGCTGGCCCTCGGCCTCGGGGAGCTGCACAGCCTGGGGGCGCTGCTCGccctgcagctccagggcctgCGCAGCATCCGCGCCCGGCTGCGCGCCCGGCTGCGGGCCCGGCTCACGGGCGGCCGCCCCGACATAGCTTCCGCCTCCTGGACAGCTCGCCGTGCGTGGCGGCCAAGGTGAGCCGCCCCGCCTCGCGCCCGAGGCAGGTGTGTGTGACCCTTGGGAGGGGTCTCGTCGTACCCCTTCCCCACCTTCAGGGGCCCGGGACTCTAGGGAGTCCGCGCTCAGAGCAGCgttctaattaaaattaaaactaaggccgggccagcgccgtggctcaacaggctaatcctccgccttgcggcgccggcacaccgggttcttgtcccggtcggggcaccgatcctgtcccggttgcccctcttccaggccagctctctgctgtggccagggagtgcagtggaggatggcccaagtgcttgggccctgcacccgcatgggagaccaggagaagcacctggctcctgctatcggaacagcgcggtgcgccggccgcagcgcgctaccgcggcggccattagagggtgaaccaacggcaaaggaagacctttctctctgtctctctctctctcactgtccactctgcctgtcaaaaaaaaaaaaaaaaaaaaaaaaaaactaaggccggtgcccaggaggaagcacctggctcctgccttcagatcagcgtggtgcaccggccatagtggccatctaggggtgaaccaacggaaggaagacctttctctgtctctactctgcctggcaaaaataaataaataaatagatagatagatagatagatagatagatggataacCCTGAGCCATGGTCAGGCTGGGCCCTGACTGGGAACAGCGCTGTGGCCGAGTGGGCTAAGGCTGTTTGTAGCTCATTccagatggccacgacggccagagctgggccaggccgaagcccggagccttctccgagtctcccacgtgggtgcagggacccaggttcttgggccaccTCTCTCAggctattggcagggagctggatcggaagtggagcagccaggactcgaaccggcgtccatatgggatgctggccctgcaggccgtGGCCTAACCCGGTGCGCCACAGCGCTCCCGCTCCCCGGGAGTTTAAATGCACCCGCCCCAGGGCCCCCAAGGCTGAAGCTCTCCAGACCGCTGGCCGCTGCCGCTGGGCTCCTTACGGGGGTCGggtgctctcccaggctcaggaCCCGGCCTCCAAAACTGACCCCCGCACTAAAACGGCCACGAAGCCGCTTCCGGGATCACAGGCCCCTCCCACTTTAGCAGGTGGTCAGAAAGGGCGGGGCCGGAGACAAACCGGAGATTCTGACCCTCAACCACGGTACCCCCTGGGTTTAATCCTCCTCAGAGCGAGGCGGAAACTACCAGAAACCCGGCGGTCACCGCCCTGACCACGCCCTCCGCCCCCGCAGGTGCCCAGGCCCCGGGGCGGAGGCCCCACTTCCACCTGCAGGGGCTGTGTGGCCTGGTGCGCGAGGGCGCACTGCCCGCGGCGCCCTGGACAGGCCCCGTGGCGCTGGTGGCCGAGGTGCCGGAGCGCACCGCGGCTCAGTGGCTGCAGGAGGTGAGCGCCCGGAGGCCGCGGGAGCTGGCGTGGGCCAGCAGTTGAGCGCGGCCTTGGAGCACCTGGCCGAGCTGCGCGCCCAGAACCTGCTGCTGGCCGCGCCCAGGGGCTGCGGGCCGCGCGTCTCTGCGCCTGCTGTTCGCCGACTTCGGCTGCGCTGGCCGGGCGCCCACGCGCTGCCGCTGGGCCGCCTGCTCCTCGCTGCTTAGCGCCCTGGCGCCTCCCGAGGCCTCGCCCCTGCTCGCGGGCTTGCAGTGCTTGGCCGCGCGGCGCGCTCAGGCGCTGCTCTGGGGGCCCGGGCGGGAGTTGCGCGGCCGCGGGGCTCTGctggggcgctggctgcaggTGCGCCTGCGCGGGGCTGGTTCTGCAGCTGGGGGAGCGCGCGGCGGGGGGCCTGGCGCCGGACCTGCAGGACTGGCTGTGCTGCGAAGACCTGGCCGAGGCCACCGAGTTGTCGCTGGCCACGCCCTGGAGCTGCTGTGGGACTGACCCCGACCCCGCGGACGGCGGCTCGGCGAGGCCTCCGGGTACCCCGAGCGCGGGGCCCGCGACTGTCCGAGTGCCCTCCCGGCAGCCTTAGTGCCGCCGATGGCGGGGTCTCGGTAAGGGAAGCCCCCTGGAGCCTGGAGCGCCCGCCCTCGCCCCGGGCCTCCtcgctccccgcccctccccgagTCCACCTGGCTGGGGGTCCCGGCCCAGGTATGTCGGAGGCCTGGATGCAGCCCCCCGGGGAGTGGATTGGGTCTGAATCTTCCAAACCAATCAATCCTAAGACTCGCCGTCTCAGAGGTCTCGTCCCCCATTTCTGCTACGGCCGGCAGGCAGCGCTAGGCGCGCACAACGCGACCCGGAAGTGCTCCCCTGACGCCCCGCGGGTCATCGGCCGTAAGCCCCCCACTGCAGGGCCTGGGTAGGGCTGCGGGGCGCGGGGTCCGCACCAGGCCCCGCCCACGAGTGGACCCACGGCACCGCAGCAgtggaaaagtaaaatataaacttttatttagaatTAAAGCAAACACTTCAGTATCACAAACACGACACGGGTCCGAGGGCGTTCATCGCGGGCACAGCGCGGGCTCCGCTACTCCCGCAGCGAGTAGGCCAGGAAGCAGGCGTCGGGCCGCGCGGGGACCAGCGGGTGCCCCGGCCTCACCAGCTCGAAGCCCAGGAAGCCGAAGGTGCGGAGCAGGGCGGCTgcggggggcgggcggggaggtCAGAGCGGGGAGGGGCTACCCCggcccgcgccccccccccccggccgccCCCGGCCGCACCTCGGTCCTCGCGGTTCTTGGGGAAGCAGATGAAGACGTGGTCGGCGCGCAGCTGCTCCTCGGCGAACTCCAGCAGCACCGCGAGGCTGCGGGGAGGCGCGtgagcccggccccgcccccaggccggccccgccccgcccacctgaccccgcccccgcccccacccccaggccccgccctcacCTGTCCTTGCAGCCCTCGGGCAGCGGGCCGGCCGGCAGCTCCACGTACAGGCGGTTGGCGCTCAGCACCGCCCTCCAGCTGACCTGCCTGGCGTCCGACAGCCGGGACCGCACGTGCAGGACCCGCGTCTGGCCGCCCGGCGTCAGCTCCTCGGTCACGCTCAGCCGCTGGTCCTGCGGGGGCGCGCGTCAGAGCAGggagcggggggcggggcgggggcgcggg contains these protein-coding regions:
- the LOC133754411 gene encoding LOW QUALITY PROTEIN: ornithine decarboxylase antizyme 1-like (The sequence of the model RefSeq protein was modified relative to this genomic sequence to represent the inferred CDS: deleted 1 base in 1 codon), with product MVKSSLQRILNSHCFAREKEGDKASAAHASRTMPRLSLPAGRGGRSAERASPHGCRHPGPGPRWCSDVPHPPLKIPGGRGDSQRDPSLAAAPLYSDQRLSVTEELTPGGQTRVLHVRSRLSDARQVSWRAVLSANRLYVELPAGPLPEGCKDSLAVLLEFAEEQLRADHVFICFPKNREDRAALLRTFGFLGFELVRPGHPLVPARPDACFLAYSLRE